The segment ACCAAGACTGGGTCATGACAAACCCTATAGGGCAGTAATTCTAATTTGTTAACGAATAATTTCGAGTGTCTTGGGGGTAGAACTAGTTTCCCCTCCCTTCATAGGACTTGTAGCCCCGTGTCTTAACTTTCTAACGAGACCAAACTTGCTTAAAACGGAGtcctagaactccagatatagtaaaaaaatctgAGGATATGTCAGAATATGACCTCTGCTGGCAGATTTGGAAAATCACTAAAATGACTATTTAGACGCATTAAAGGGTGAAAATTTGGGTCCTTTCCCTTCGGGAAACATGTGATGTTACATCGTAGCTTAGAAAAGAAACGAGCCATGTTCGAAATGAAAATTTGTAATGATAACTTAGCcggacaaagaatgacaatattaatggatgaaattggcatggactagcatacatttagtgtatgttaggatcctaggTAAGGAGATCACCATGTATTGATGCCTATGGggcatggactagcatacatttagtgtatgttaggatcctgagTAAATGGATCACCATgcatggactagcatacatttagtgtatgttaagatctcgggtaaggggatcaccatgcatcGATGTCTATGGGGCATGGACTTAGTATACATTTAGTGtgaggatcccgggtaaggggatcactatGCATTAACGCCTATGGGGCAtagactagcatacatttagtgtatgttagggttccgggtaaggggatcgctaAACATTGACGCCTACGAGGggatgatgataccagtgaaattaACATTGACAATGAGTTAAGCGGAAATAATTATGGTTGATTTTATGGAATTTTGAATGGAAgttaaaaatgaaagatgaaacgGTTTTAGTAGTTGAATGAAGAAGAGttccaatggaaaaaaaaatagagaaatgaaTAGAACATGAATACATGTTTGCCTGTTTAAATTGTTGGATATTTGTGTTACTAtacttattgtgatattcatgtttcaataatatgtatttagATCAGGACCATCGCGTGTActacaggagtagatcctagcttttgTTCACTTCTTGTTATGTAGTTCTAGGTAGTATATCCTTGTATTTTggaatattaaaacatttatagaacttaatttatatttgttgatgtttaaacttgaatagatgaaCTTAACTCTGAAATTCATATAATCATGTTTCTTGTATGCGTGTTTATCTCATTTATTCctctataatgatatttgttattcaatgtatattataaatattatggttgtgaTGAggatgatgtttgtgggattgaaACACAAGATGATTGGGTCgtgattgagttatgagatgtgagatattaaaagtgtaaacaggtatatgtcgataacttggaacctcctagtataggggagactctgccgaaattttggTGAAACCTGTatatcaaaaaacaatttacctgaaaatttccaatgtatcgcgaaattttttttagaaaatcagGGTTGTTACAATAATGTTCAACTTATGGTTTGGACTTGGGTTACTCATGATGGGGATTTAGTTGGGAGTTAGGGTTTGAGGGGAACACCATTTAGTAGGTGAGGGTTTTTCCTTAGGTTTTAGCTTGTATTTCATTCAACTCCGTTAGGTTTTCACCTTGGGATGCATCTGGATAGATTGGGTTTATTGGTATTGATGGGTTCGACCCAATTATGAAAGAGTTAGTTTTGACCAAATATGATTTGGGTAACTCCGTTAGGTTTTCACCTTGGGATGCATTTGGATAGATTGGGTTTATTGGTATTGATGGGTTCGGCCCAATTATGAAAGAGTTAGTTTCGACCAAATATGATTTGGGCCTTATAAATGTGCATATGCTTAGTCTACATGAGGTCTAAAAGTGGTTAGGATTAATTAGAGTGTTGTGGTCATTTTATTACAAGGATTTGTAAAAATTCTTAGCTAAGTTTAGGTTCATGATGGGCGGTTATAATGCTAAATTGGAGAAAGAATTATTGTGTCTTCATATCAGACAAGGATTCTATATCTAACATGGAAACCAAGGGGCAGTAACATATGAGAGTAAATTTCCCTATTTATTTGTCAATTACAAGTAAGGATTCATTTCCTTGCAAGGAAAACAAGAGGCTGCTAAATTTGGAGGACTTtccttattgttttcttttctttctcttacaAGATTTCCTACTTTAAAGGGAGATTGCAGGAGGCTTTTAAAATGGAAGAATTTAGCAACTATCATCCCTATTTTTAAGAGCATTAATTCTACCAAACAAGGGAATAAGATCAAGTATTCAAGGTAGCATGTTCTAAGCATGGAAAGACTTCTAAAAGAGTTGCCAAACATTCATTATTCATaagcaagaaaattaaacaagcTAGGGATGATTTTGGGGATTGATTATTTCcttgtattattttgaatattttacttagtttttatgttattttaagtattattttaaccataatattttagttttggtttttaagttctgggtttttttttgcccAAATTAAGTGTTTAGGTATGTTTTATGCATTAGGCTTATGTTAGTTGAATGCCTAATGGTTTACAACTCAATATGGGTCCATTAGGTTTAATTATGTTAGAAATATATAATGTTTTCCTCgctatgaattttaaaaaccttcatatgaataatattattgtgttttgcTTGAAGCAAACGTGTTCTTTGTTGTGCCAAAGAAGAAAACTTGACTTATCAAGGTATAACTGATCTTGtggcatcaattcataaattTCAATACCTCTGGTTTTTAGTTACAGGTTAACTCTAGGTCAAGTTTCTCAAACCtgatttttggttttcttggaaAAGTATCATCTTATTTGGGAATTGTTTGATCATGTGATCAAAAGGTCCAcatcaattggtatcagagctaggtTTCAAAATTAGGTCATACCCCTGATTTCTTAGtgtcaatttcattttcatctttgtatttttgttttttgtcagAATCCTAAGGGTCAGTTTTGgtcatatttattttcttttcggtgtgatttcttgtttattttcattattattgttctctttagagtaaaaaaagaaaaaaaattacgcGCCAAAAATGTTAGTTTGGTTAAATTTGGTTCAATTGCATCTGTTTTGCATCAGCTTATCAAAACACCTCAGAATTGACTCGTATTTTATATTCTAGTTATTTGGGGGTGAGAAtacatcaattttaaattttcaactcATTCGGGTATCAATTTATTAGGGTTCtggattcaaataaaaaaggttgTTAGTTATTTCTTTcgcgtcagtatatcaaacgTTATCATAATtgtatcaaaatttatattatgtttatttgGGTTGGAAACACAccaaatataagttttttgcTCAACTAGACGTCATTTGGTCTAGGGTCCGAATTCGGTTCAAATCAATGTTTTCATACCATGAACTCTATTTGTGTCATGTCTTCGTCTCGTCTTGATATTATCTCTGCGACCACCATTAATATAGACTTCTAGCATTGAATTTACTTATAATTGAAGCCTTTATATGAAACACGAAAGGAGAGTAAACACGTGAAAAAGTGAATAAGGaaacataaattgttttttataccaCTAACAAAATTTTACAGATTCGAGATAGCTAAGGAAAAGCAAGAAAAACCACCTCAGATGAAGATGAATCAACTATGACTTTAGATTCAAGGTGTAACACAAATAGTGGAGAGGTTTAATTTGGTGATGGGTAGTATGCATGTAAGGGTGAAAACGTGTGGTGCTGATAGGGAATATTATAAGGTTGATCAGGATGGAAATCATGCTAGGAGGCATGAGAGGCATATTAGTCTGAttgttgatgttgattttaaatgatgatataGTGTCTTAGGGCTATAAGAATTAGATTCGACAGCCTATTAATAAGAGGTTTCATAGGATTAAAAGGGCAAATCAGTTCGACCAAGAAGATGATTTGGGTGATTTTGAATATCAAGGTGTTATAGGTGTAGAAGGGGACTCTAGTAAACTAAAAATTTCTAGTTTTCAAGGTAGAAACGATCTTGAGGCTTATTTGAAGTGGAAGAAGAAAGTGGATTGGAATTTTCATTGTCGTGTTtgttctaagaaaaaaaatgcaaaaattgttgtaattaaatttgttgattaTGTTGTAATATATGGGATCAAAGTGTGATTTATAGACAGATGGATGAGGAAAGATCTATAAATATATAGGTTAATATGAAGGTTTTGATGAGAAAGTGATATGTAGcaagttattattatagaaagttttataaaaaattacagagTTTGAGTagaaaaatgataatgaataaaataaaaagacaaaaattatgatgatttcGAGATGATATAGTGAAGAATAGGATGGCCAATATGACTTCTTAATGGTCATAACAACCCCCTCcctaaaactaataataataataataaataataataataataataataataataaaggggCTGAGGGGCGAGTCATTATGTTTCCTTGGATAAAAAATGTCCACGAAAAGAGCGCGCCTTTCGCCTCCGCCTTTTAAAACCAGAACGTGGCGCCTTTATTAACCGCTCACCAATTGGTTGACAACAGTTGTCAACGAATATGAGGTGGATGGCATGGCATGTAAAATTGTAAAACATGTCCACGTAATGGCAGCAGGTATTTTGAGAGAGGACAAAAGGGCATTTCTTAGGAGAataattacttaaaattaaGGATGGTCAATTATAGTAGAAAAGActagttaattgttttttgtacccatagtaattaattacttagcttttttattttaaattaaagggACTATGTTATAATTAGCTGCTAGCAAtcatgataatttaaatataaaaactcacTCTAATTTACTTCATTTGTCAAAGCTAAttcatctaattttatttacattatgtttttaaatttaatggttaaaagtttgatcattttagctcttaaatataaaaaaataattgattatatGGATGAATGTAGTTAaaggttttatattataaaaatacccTTTTTGAATATATATCTAGAGCTTATTAATTTAACagaaaattcatattaatttgtgtttttgaaaatttaaaatttttagatttaaattaatatttttttatttttagattattaatattaaaaataaattttaacatataaaaaatattattttaatatattttaaaaaaaaacacttgtaaaCACGCCACcactataattaattaatcatttctaCCGCCAGGTAAGCAAGCTGTTGTCATAACTTTTCGCTAACACCAGCTGACTAGTGTTGTCAGCTTATATGCACCGCTCACCATAACTTCCCCCTATACGCAGTGTGCATGGTGCAGATTAGCCCTCTCCTCCACAAAATCCACCTCTACCCTCCTTATCCTATACCCCAAGAGCTCGTTAGCCAGTCAGCGTCATCCAATTCAATTTAAAGCTCCCTCCCTCACTTTTTCGCGATGCAATGCAATGCAATTATCACTTTGTTTGTCTAAACCTGCTCAGCACTTGAAGAACCCTCTAATGGCTGCATCCGGGTCGGGCTCCATCATATGGTTCAGGAAGGGGCTTCGGATCCACGACAACCCAGCCTTAGAATATGCTTCAAAAGGGTCTGATTTTGTTTATCCAGTTTTTGTGATTGACCCGCATTACATGGAGCCAGATCCAAAAGCCTTCTCTCCAGGGTCAAGGCTCGCCGGTCTGAACCGGATCCGTTTCCTGCTAGAGAGCTTAGTAGATCTGGACACGAGTCTCAAGAAGCTGGGTTCGAGGCTGCTGATCTTAAGAGGAGAGCCAGGTCAGGTTTTGACTCGGTGCTTGAAAGAATGGGGTGTGAAAAAGCTTTGCTTTGAGTATGACACTGATCCACATTATCAAGCTTTAGATATTAGAGTTAAGGTAACAATactattttctcttcttttatttatttaattttattgttattattagttCTTTTTTCTCATGAGTTTTGgtgatatggtttttttaacctGTTGATCAAGATCAAGAAGTTGGTTACAGTGCAAAACAAGTGAGTTTCATGTATGGCCTGAAGCAGGGGTGGAGCTACATAGGGGGGAGAAGGGGGGCAGTTGCCtcctgaaattttcaaaatattcattttagccctctttaattttaattttaattttatcattttaaatttatcctcTTCTTTTAGATGTTTGCCCCCCACATTTCTTGCAATTCTTTATTTGCCCCCTATTGTTGAATCTTAGCTCCGCCCCTCGTCGGAGGGTGGTTTccaaaatggacagtaacatttcGCTTGCACCGTTCAGTAACGCtgatatgataatatatatatcatggttAGTACAAGAAAAATGGTGTTGTACCATTTATCATGAGTCAGTTACGTTCAGGCGGTGCATGATATTCATTTGCTGTCCTGCACCACCATCAACTTGCTGACACATCAGTAGCTTGAGAAACCATCTTGCAAACATTCATAGAAAAGCTAAGAGGAACGGAGCATGACACTGGTCcattttttcaagatttagaCATTGAAGTTAAAGCACTATACTGTATTCTCTCTATATCTACGTTCTTAATGCTGTTAAAATCATCGCAATCGAATGTTTCTTAGCACATTAAAAATTGCATTTCTCAACGAAATTCTACACTCTTTTCATGCAcccgagaaagaaaaaagaaaaacattaggaTCTGTTCAtactgaaattaaatatttggtAGTTTGCCACTTATGCATTGGGTATCATTGACAGTTTCAAGAGTTctcttttcattgttttaattcTAGAATCTTAATGGTTTTTAGTGTtcctttattatttcaaaatttcaagttttaaggTCGATTTCCTCCACCTTAGTAAGGCCCAACCTGAATTAAACCCATTGTCGGCTCTATGAATGAATGTTGTGTGAAATGTGAACATTGAATACGAAGTACATGTATAGGGAGTGCTAAATAGTTCTTGTAAGTATGTGCCTGAGTAGCCTATCCCTGCTGATAGGAGGATTGACTCATCTATGTTCTTACAGGAATATGCCTCTGCAGCAGGGATTGAAGTTTTTTCTCCTGTCAGTCATACACTTTTCAATCCAGCAGATATCATACAAAGGGTAGGTTAGAAGTGGTATTGTCATGTTCGTTGACATAATTTCTTTTACTGTTGTGGAgctgttttatttgttttatcatGCTAATATTGGCTACTTTTTTCCTGTTGCAATGGTTCATATCCAAAAAGAATGGAGGAAAGCCCCCACTGACTTACCAATCATTTCTAAAGCTCGCTGGACAACCTTCATGGGCATCATCCCCACTTTTAACCTCTATTTCCTCACTTCCTCCAGTCGGAGATGTTGGAAGCTCTGAGATTTCAGAAGTTCCAACTATCAAAGACCTTGGTTATGGAGACATTGAACAAGTATGAATTTATCACTGCTCTAAGATTGTTCCATTTTTGGACttctgataaataaaaatttgtttgaaGGAATGGATTCCTTTCAGAGGAGGCGAATCAGAAGCATTGAAGAGGTTGAAAGAATCAATCAGTGATAAGGTACATTGTAGTAGCACCCATGAAGTTTTTGCTTTCTTGACTAGCTGATAATTAGAAGATGAAGTCATTCAcgcttttatttagtttatgagTTTCATTTTTTCCCCGTGGTTTCTGCGATCCAATAATTCATGTAaggtgttagagaataatataaattatatcctgagatcttacctaacagcttaagttattgggttgagatggttctttaacatggtatcagagccttgatgaccaagcggtcacgagatCAAATCTCAAGTCTCAACattcccatttatttgataaaaattaaacacaaggtaaagtgagcctgtgcaagtttcaaacccaaagagctttcacttgagggggtgtgttagagaataatataaatcatatcctgggaccttacctaacagcttaaattattgggttgagatggttttttaacaTAAGGTTTTATAATGCAACAACCGGAATTTGTTCTTACATGTtcaatgtttgttttcttgaagttttattaatgtttaagAGGCTGGTTATACTCTTAGCCAATCCCAACTAATATGGGACTGTGGTTTGCTTTAGTTGAGATTATGGTTATCAGCTAATGTTATATTCATGCAAGTGGAGAGAGTTTTATGGCGATGTTTCTGGAGAAGCTCTCTTGTTGCTCTGGGGAGTGACACGTGGCAGTCAGTTAGCTGTTGTTGGTTGATCAATTGTTAGTTAGTTTTGGAGGGAATATCTGTTAGGCTAGTTGGTTAGTGCACGTGTGAAATGGGAGGGAAAGTCAGGCAGTCAGTTTGGCACGTGCTTTGTTAACGAAATGGAAGAAGTTATCCATTTTGCGTATTGTAATCTTCTGATTTCTATCCTGTAACCTCTCTCTCTTGAGCAACAATTCTCTTTCACATATCTAGATTCATCTGTACTCATTTTACCTTCTTGCAACAAGCTTTTACAATCCAATAAAGGCATCTTTCAATGCATTTCTGAATTGATGGATTCATGTTCTTAAATTCAATCCTGCAAACAACATTGAATCTATATTCATTTTTCCTCAATCTACTGGTCACTTCATGCATATAGCGTTCCCTCATGCCCATTAGAACCCACTCTCCTATTTAAATGTTCCTCCTATAGTTTTCACAAGATCACATGAACACCTTGCTTGTACAAACCTAGGAAGTTTGCCCCTTTTCAGGTTATGAGATTTTATCTGGTTTTACTGAAATCCCATCAACAGTAGTCACATGTTTTTCTTGAATTCGTAACCATAGTGTTCCTCAATTTCTGTCTTGTAGTATGTAGGTGTAGCATTTATGTTGCTCACCTTTTCTTGGTATTGCAGGAGTGGGTAGCAAATTTTGAGAAACCTAAGGGCAATCCTTCTGCGTTTGTAGAACCTGCAACAACTGTGTTATCACCTTACTTAAAGGTGAGCAGTTGATTACTTTGTCGGTCATTTGATCTGTTTTACTTGTCACAGGAGTTGTAACATGCAGCTAGAAAATTCTAACTAAAACTCTCAAGTTATCAACAAGCCCTTCATCATTCTTCATTTTCGTTGCCATTGTTTTAATCTCCTAGGCAGTTTGGCTGTCTCTCTTCCAGGTATTTCTATCAATGCCTTCAAGATGTCTATAAAAACGTCCAGAAGCACACGTCACCACCTGTATCTCTTGCAGGCCAGGTCAGTTCAACTCCATCAATCATCTGTAATGCTTGTTGCACATGCTGCTACACTTGAATTTAGATTCAAATTCTGGCAGTTGTTATGGAGAGATTTTTTCTACACTGTGGCTTTTGGTACTCCCAATTTTGATCGGATGGAGGGCAATAAACTATGCAAGCAGGTAAGCACCAGTCATCATATATGCTATATTTCCTTAACTTACGTATATCTcttctattagtttttttccttgttttgtttattgCAATTTGAAAGGAGCTggttcctttttcttcaaaaagggCTACAGATCCCTGATGTCTGGTTCATGCCATagcattatttaaaattttgctCTGAGAAGACCCTCTATAAATGTAGTTTTGGTTATTTGGAACTTACTTATGgctgggtgtttttttttaattaatttatttatttttaatgagggCTGGTGCTTAGCGATTCCTCTATCTtcttatatatttgaaaatcaaacaaGGAAATACTATCTGCTgtcttcattttaatttctgctTGCATGGATTTCCTCTATATTACAAGGCCATGACTTAATACCTATGTGGAATTATAGATACCAtggaatgatgatgatgaattgcTAGCAGCTTGGAGGGAAGCTAGAACAGGATATCCTTGGATTGATGCCATCATGGTCCAGGTTAGATTTGTTGCAAAACTACTAATTGTTCAGTTTTCCAATTTATATTCCAAAACAAGTGTGCTGATCCAGTTTCTAGCAAACTCACTGGAAGTTAAATATGTGTCATTCTTGTAGCTCCGCAAGTGGGGTTGGATGCACCATCTAGCACGGCATTCTGTTGCATGTTTTCTCACTCGTGGGGATCTGGTATATTACCAATATAtcctcctctctttttcttaaTCTCCTCTGTTACTGACCTGAATCATTACTGCTTATAGTTTCTTCACTGGGAAAGAGGTCGTGATGTTTTTGAGAGACTTCTGATTGATTCAGATTGGGCAATAAATAATGGAAATTGGCTATGGCTATCGTGCTCATCCTTTTTTTACCAGGTATGCAGAAGCAGTATAAACAAGTTTTGATGATACCGTCACTAATTGGTTGGTAGGGACTTGCATCATTCCAAAACTCCAAGATAGCATGGGACCTTCAGCACTCTGACTGCATGTGAGACTCATGTTTAGTGGTCTTTCAGAATAAAATCAGTTCAAAAACTATCGAAGTCTTATAGAGGGGAATGATTGTctcatttgataattttgaatCATCTAATTTCAGCATTTTTTTCTGGCAACATTCTAAAGGTTTGAACAGATAATATTACATGGTGAAATAAACCGAAAAGCACATAAGATTCCTTATATGTAGTAGGAAATACTGGTTGATTTGTTTCCCGATCCCTTATCTGCTGCCTGCGTTTGCCTGAATTGAGCTTAGATGCTCGTTTCCTTTTTCCCCTTCAAAACATTACTGCTCTGTTTCACAATTTGTTGTGCTCCAgctttctataatttttaatggtttttctgCTGACAGTATAACCGTATCTACTCACCAATATCATTTGGGAAGAAGTATGACCCAAATGGTAATTATATAAGACATTTTCTCCCTGTTTTGAAAGGTAATCTGGAGTTCCTATCAtgccattttatttcttttggctGAGTGTAAATTGTTATAtgcattttataattatacaaATGCT is part of the Populus nigra chromosome 8, ddPopNigr1.1, whole genome shotgun sequence genome and harbors:
- the LOC133701011 gene encoding (6-4)DNA photolyase; its protein translation is MQLSLCLSKPAQHLKNPLMAASGSGSIIWFRKGLRIHDNPALEYASKGSDFVYPVFVIDPHYMEPDPKAFSPGSRLAGLNRIRFLLESLVDLDTSLKKLGSRLLILRGEPGQVLTRCLKEWGVKKLCFEYDTDPHYQALDIRVKEYASAAGIEVFSPVSHTLFNPADIIQRNGGKPPLTYQSFLKLAGQPSWASSPLLTSISSLPPVGDVGSSEISEVPTIKDLGYGDIEQEWIPFRGGESEALKRLKESISDKEWVANFEKPKGNPSAFVEPATTVLSPYLKFGCLSSRYFYQCLQDVYKNVQKHTSPPVSLAGQLLWRDFFYTVAFGTPNFDRMEGNKLCKQIPWNDDDELLAAWREARTGYPWIDAIMVQLRKWGWMHHLARHSVACFLTRGDLFLHWERGRDVFERLLIDSDWAINNGNWLWLSCSSFFYQYNRIYSPISFGKKYDPNGNYIRHFLPVLKDMPKEYIYEPWTAPPGIQRKAKCIIGRDYPKPVVYHDSASKECKRKLAEAYALNQKLNGQLSQEDLDNLRRKLEQDEDLEPKIRRQRQKVSHLT